GGGCCGCCTTGGCCGGATCGCGGCGCGCCTCGCGACGCTGCTGCAGTCGTTCGATGTCCGAGGCGTCGTAGCGCCGGGCACGCGTCCCGGGCTGGGCCTCGGAGCGGATCAAGCCCCGGCTGACGTAGGCGTAGAGAGTGTCCCGGCGGACACCGAGGCGCCGGGCCGCCTCGGCCGCGTCGAGCCAGGCGCCGCCCGCGGGCGAGAGGTTCTGCTCCATTACTTGATTTAATCATCAAGATTGACAATATTCAAGCATCGATCTAGCTCTCTCGGTGCGCGCCAACGCCCGGGAGGACTTCATGCAACAACCGCCCCAGCAGTTCCCGCTCTCGCGCGGGCTCGAAAACGTCGCCATCGCCGAGACCCGCCTCTCACGGGTGGACGGCGATGCCGGCGAGCTCGTCATCGGGGGGTACGCGCTCGAAGAGCTGGCGTCCCGGGCCGAGTTCGAGGAGACGCTCTTCCTGCTCTGGAACGACCGGTTGCCCACGCTGGCCGAGCTGGCGGGTTTGCACGGGGAGCTCGCCTCCCGGCGCGCCTTGCCCGCGCCGACGCTGGCGCTGCTCGAGGCGGCGGCCGCGGCCGATGTCGCGCCGATGGATGCGCTGCGGATGGCGATCGGCAGTCTGGGGGTGGGCGAGCCCGCATTGCACGCCACCGAGCTCCAGGCCGAGCCGAACCCGGCGAACCAACAGCGCGCGCTGCGGCTCGTGGCCGCGGTTCCCACCGCCGTCGCCGCCTTTGCCCGGCTGCAGCGGGGCGTTGCACCGGTGGCTCCGGATCCGTCGCTCGGACACGCTGCGAACTACCTGTGGATGTTGAACGGTGAGCCGCCGAAGCCCGAAGTGGTTCGCGCCCTCGGTACGTACCTGAACACGGCCGTCGACCACGGAATGAACGCATCGACGTTCACCGCGCGGGTCGTCACGAGCACGCGCTCCGACATCGGCTCCGCGATCGTGGCGGCACTCGGAGCCCTGAAGGGTCCGCTCCACGGCGGGGCTCCGGGCCCCGCTCTCGACATGGTGATCCACCTGCAAGAGGAGGCGGAGCGCAGCGGGGAGTCCCTCGATTCGCTGGCCGAGCGATGGGTGCACGACGCGCTCGACGCGGGACGCCGCATCATGGGATTCGGCCATCGCGTCTACCGAGTGCGGGACCCGCGCGCCGATGTGCTCGGGGCGGCGGTGGATCGCCTGTTCCCCGACCCGGCGGCCGCCTCCCTGCCTCGGGCGGCCCGCGAAGTAGAGGCCGTAGTCCTGCGCGTGCTGGCCGAGCGCAAGCCCGACCGTCCGCTCCAGACGAACGTCGAGTTCTACACGGCGCTGCTCCTGGCGGGCATCGGACTGCCGACGCCGCTCTTCACGCCGACCTTCGCGGTGGCGCGGGTGGTGGGCTGGACGGCCCACGTGCTCGAACAGATCGAGGAAGATCGACTGATTCGTCCGCGGGTCCACTACGCGGGCGAACTCGGCCGGCGCTGGCTTTCGCCCGACGAGCGGGCCGCGTAGGCCGTTCGCAGGAAGCGTCGCCCGTTCGAGAGACCTCTCGGGCAAGGCCCGAGCGTCGTCTGGACCGCGCCCATGGTCGGAATCCGACGCCGTAGGGTCCCCCTCGGCCCGGATCGGCCTCCACCGACGGGGGTCGGCCTCGGCTTCCCCCGGACCCTCCGGGCGAGTAGCATCCCGCCGCCGCGCGAGCCCTGCCTCGGGGTCCGGTGACTCGGGTCACAGCGCCCGTCAGCGGGATCACCGAGACCCGCGTGGGGGCTGACCAGCGGCGGAGTACGGGGGAGACGTGGGTTTCGGCGAGTACACCCATGCGAGTGGGCGAGGCGGCTGCGGGCGAAGGGTCCGGGCGCGTCGGCCGGTGGCGTGGGCCACAGCGATCGCAGCCCTCGGCTTTCTCGGTGCCGATTCCTGCGCAGCCGAGCCTCGGGCCGGTGATCCACGGGTGCGAGGTTGGGTCGAGTGGGTGCGCGTCGAGCCAGGCTCCACGCGCGTGAAGGCGAAGCTCGACACGGGCGCGACCACGAGTTCGATCGACGCCCGCAACCAGGAGGTCTTCAAGCGCGACGGCAAGCGCTGGGTCCGGTTCACGATCGAGGACCGCGACGGTCGCGAGGTCGAACTCGAGCGCCGCGTGGAACGCTTCGTGAAGATCCGGCGACCCGACGACAAGTTCGACCGGCGCCCCGTCGTCAAGATGTCCCTCTGCCTGGGCCGCGAGCTGCGCAGCGTCGAGGTCTCTCTCGCCGACCGCGAGGGATTCGTCTACCCGGTGCTGCTCGGCCGCAACTTCCTGGCGGGCGTCGCCGTGGTCGACTCGGGGCAGACCCTCACCTCCGAGCCGGATTGTCCCGGCGCCGCCGAGACCGCGGCGCGGTAGCAGGTTCTCGTGCGGAACCACCAACTCCTCGTTCTCAGCGCGATCATCGCGCTCGCCGGTCTCGGCCTCTTCTACTACAAGGCCGCGATCCTCGGCTTGCCGCTCGAACCGCGAGAACGTACGTCGGTGTGGACCGTCGAAGCGCGGGTGCAGTTCCAATCGCGCGACAAGGCCGCGCGGGTGGCACTGCGCATCCCCGAGTCCCCGCCCAACTTCGAGGTGATCGACGAGAGCTTCGTGAGCTCGGGCTTCGGCTTGACCAGCGAAGGCGTCGACGGCAAGCGCGCCGCACTCTGGGCGAAGCGGCGCGCCTCGGGAAAACAAACGCTCTACTACCGCGCCGTCGTCCACCCCGGCAGCGTGTCCGCGCCGCCGCCGCCGCCGAACTTCCCCCAGCCTCCCGAGGAACCCGACGAGGCCTTCGCCGCCGCCGCCGAGGCGCTGCGCGAAGAGGTGCGCCGGCAGTCGGCCGACATCCCCACCTTCGCCTCCATGCTGCTGGCGCGACTCGCCGATCCGACCCCGGACGAGTTCGCGCGCCCAGTGCTCGAGCGCGACATGGAGCGCGTCCCGCTGGCGATCCACCTGTTGGCGGGCGCCCGCATTCCGGCGCGCGAGATCCGCGGCTTGCAGCTGCGCGATCGCGCCCGCGAGATCCCGCTGGACTCCTGGCTGGCCGTCCACGACGAGACCGACTGGGTGTTCTTCGATCCGACGACCGGCGTGATCGGGCTGCCCAGCGATTTCCTGGTCTGGTCGTGGGGCGACGGTCCCCTGCTCGACGTGGAAGGCGGACGCCGCGCGCGCGTCGATTTCTCGGTGCTGCGCAACCGCCACGGATCGGTCGAGGTGGCACGCGCGCGCGCCGCCGTGCTCGGGAGCCCGCTCCCGTGGCTGTCGTTCCTGGAGCTCCCGATCGCCACCCAGGCCGTGTACCAGGTCCTCGTCCTGCTGCCGATCGGCAGTCTGCTCGTGGTGCTGCTGCGCAACGTCGTGGGGCTCGCGACCTTCGGCACGTTCATGCCGATCCTGATCGCTCTCGCGTTTCGCGAGACCCAGCTGTTGTGGGGGGTCGTGCTGTTCAGCGCAACGGTGGCGCTCGGTCTGCTCGCGCGACGCTTCCTCGAGCGGCTGAAGCTCCTGCTCGTCCCGCGGATGGCGGCGGTCCTCACGATCGTCGTGCTGATCCTCGGCCTCACCAGTCTGCTCGGCTACGGGGCTGGGATGGAGCGCGCGCTGTCGACCGCGCTCTTCCCGATCGTGATCCTGACGATGGTGATCGAGCGCATGAGCGTCGTCTGGGAAGAGGTCGGGGCGCGCGCCGCCCTCCAACAGGCGGTCGGCAGCCTGGTCGTCGCGGTGATCGCGTACGCCGTCTTCTCGAACCGGCTCGTGCAGCACCTGAGCTTCGTCTTCCCCGAGCTCCTGCTCGTGGCGCTGGCTCTGATGCTCCTCCTGGGCCGCTACAGCGGGTATCGCCTCTCCGAGCTCTACCGCTTCCGCGCGCTCGGCACGACGGCCGAGGAGTCGGCGTGATCTTCCAGGGCCTTCAGGAGAGAGGCGTACTCGGCATCAATGCCCGAAACGCCGACCTGATCAGTCGCTGGAACGAGCGGCGCTACTTCCCGCTCGTCGACGACAAGCTGCGCACGAAGCGGCTGGCGGAGAAGGCGGGCATCGCGGTGCCTCCCCTCTACGGCGTGGTGCGCGCCTACCACGAGCTCAAGCATCTACGCGAGCGTCTCGCCGACTACGACGAGTTCGTCATCAAGCCCGCCCACGGCAGCGGCGGCAACGGGATCCTCGTGATCAGCGATCGCTACGGCGATCGCCTGGTCAAGGCCAGCGGCGAGGTGATCAGCGCCGAGGACGTGGAGTACCACGTTTCGAATGCGCTCTCGGGGATGTACAGCCTCGGCGGGCAGCCGGACGCGGCGATGATCGAGTACCGCGTGGCCTTCGATCCGCTCTTCGAAGACGTCGCCTTCCGCGGCGTGCCCGACATCCGCACGCTCGTCTACCGCGGCGTTCCGGTGATGGCGATGGTCCGCATGCCCACCCGCGCCTCGGATGGGCGGGCGAACCTGCACCAGGGCGCCGTCGGAGCGGGGATCGACCTCGCGACCGGCACGACCCGCCGGGCCGTGTGTCGCGAGCGGATGATCGAGGCGCATCCGGATACGGGGAAGACCCTGGCAGGTCTGCGCATCCCGGGTTGGGGACAGCTTCTCGACCTGGCTGCGCGCTGTCACGATCTCACCTCGCTCGGCTACCTCGGCGTGGACGTCGTGCTCGATGCGAAGTACGGGCCGATGATGCTCGAGCTGAACGCGCGGCCGGGGATCAGCATCCAGACCGCGAACGACGAGGGGCTGCGTCCCCGCCTCGAGCGCGTGGATGCCTGGCTGGCCGAGCGCAGCGACCCGCCGGTGACCGACCGGGTCGCCTTCGCGCGCGACCACTTCGGAAGCTTCTAGGCGACCGTTGTATGCTGCCCGGCCCAGCGCCGTCCGGCACGCCGCCGGCTGGGTGCCCGCGCGCCAAAGCGCCCCCATCCAAGGAGATCTCGCATGAAACTCTATGACGCTCTCGGTCCGAATCCGCGCCTCGTTCGCATGTTCGTGGCGGAGAAGGGTCTCTCGATCGATTCGGAAGCCGTCGACCTGATGGGCGGCGAGAACCGCGCGGAGGGCTACCGCGAGAAGAACCCCTACGGCCAGCTGCCGGCCCTGGCTCTCGATGACGGCGGGGTGATCGCCGAGACCACGGTGATCTGCGAGTACCTGGAAGAGAAGCACCCGGCACCGCCGCTGATCGGCAGCACGGCCGAGGAGCGCGCCGAGACGCGGATGTGGACGCGGCGCCTCACGCTGGGCATCACCGAGCCGATGTCCAACGGGTTTCGCTACGGCGAAGGACTCTCGATGTTCCAGGACCGGATGCGCACGCTTCCCGATGCCGCCCCCGGCCTGAAAGCCATCGCCCAGGACGGGTTGGCGCTGCTGGACGGTCTGCTGCCCGGTCGCAGCTGGATCTGCGGTGACCGATTCAGCCTGGCGGACATTCAGCTCTATACGTTGATGGACTTCTTTGCCGGAGTGGGACAGCCCCGCGACACCGAACTCAAGAACGTCGATGCGTGGTTCGAGCGCGTGAACGCGCGCCCGAGCGCCGAAGCGAGCTTGCACCCGAAAGCAGGCGCCGTCGGGATGCGCGCCTGACTCCGAGTCCATTCTCGAAAGGAGCGTTCTCGTCTGCGAACGCGAGCGTTCTGAATCTCACCCGCGGCTTCTGCGTCGAAGCCGCCACGTCCCCACCCGCGTGCCCGGGAAGCCCTGGGCTAGTATGCAAGCGGGCGGAAACCCAGGAGAAAACACCGTGATGCGACGAAACCGGATTCGTGTGATCGCTGCATGTGTGGCCAGCGTCTTCTTCGCGGCCTGCACCACCGATGCCTTTACCGGCGAGCGCAAGGTGGCGCGCACCGCCATCGGCGCCCTGGTGGGCGCGGCCGCCGGCGCGGCCATCGGCGCACTGGCCGACAAGCGAAACCGGGCGCGCGGCGCACTCATCGGGGCTGGTGTCGGCACCCTCGCCGGCGGCGCCGTCGGCGCCTACATGGATCTGCAGGAGAAGAAGCTCCGCGAGCGTCTGCAGGGCAGTGGCGTCAGCGTCACCCGCGTTGGCGACGACCTCTACCTGAACATGCCGGGCAACCTGACCTTCGCGACCGACCGCGCGTCGATCAAGCCCGAGTTCTACGAAGTGCTGAACTCGGTCGCTCTCGTCCTCGACGAGTTCGACAAGACGATCATCGAGGTCACCGGCCACACCGACAGCACCGGCTCCGACAGCTACAACCAGGAGCTCTCCGAGCGGCGTGCGCAGGCGGTGGGTCAGTACCTGGTGGGTCAGCAGGTGATGCGCCAGCGCGTGATCACCGAGGGCTTCGGCGAGCAGTTCCCGGTCGCGGACAACAACACCGCCGGGGGCCGTACCCTGAACCGCCGCGTCGAGCTCCGCCTGGTGCCGCTCACCCAGACCTAGTCGGAGCGCTCGCTCTCGCTCTCGGCTTCGACGTCGTCGACGTCGAGGAAGAGCGGTGACGACCAGGCACGTTCACGCCCCGGGGCGAGACAATCCTCGTCCCGGGGCGTTCTCCATCCGCCGTAGCACGGGGTGACCCCGGTGGCGTTTCCCGCTGCGTCGAAGCGCGTGCGAAGACCGGCCCCGTTGATGGCCGGCGTCGGCGCCTGGAGCGCACGCGCGTAGTAGACGCGATCCTCGTCCCCGAACGCCGGGTCTTCGAACCGGACCGTGCAACCCGCCGGGTCCCCCGGGCATTCGAAACGAAGCCACGGGTCTTCGATGCGTTCGGTGAGGGTCGCGGGGTCGGCGCTCGGGGTGATCCGCACGATCTCGATCGCCTCGATCGGGTGCCTGGCCTCGCCCGGGTGATGGCATTCCCCCAAACACAGCCGCGTGATCCGTGACTCGGAAAGCGCGGCCCGGGTCTCGTCCGGGCAGCCCGGGAGCTGAATCCGGCTGCCGATCGCGCGCACCTCGAACGCGGGCGTCGCGCGCTGCGCAACGACGCTGCCCATGGGCGCTCGGCCCTCGGGCCCGTTCAGCAGGTCGAACCACAGGAGCAGACGCGGACCGCTGGTGCCGTAGGCCTCGCGGCGTTCGAGGGCGTCCCAGACATTCGCCCGATCGCGTCCCTCCGCGTGGACCGCCACGAGTCCGCCGGGGTAGAGGAAACTCGAGGTCCGGCCGACGTCGAGCAGGCCCCGGAAGCCGAGGCGTGCGGGCGAGCTCTCCACCGCACCCCCGTCCGCGCGTGGCCGGCCGTGGACGAAGCGCGTGAGCCAACGCTCGGCCCGCTCCGAGGCGAAACCGCGCACGTCCGTCATGCCCTTCCGACGCACCTGCTTGTAGCCACTGCCCGCGCGGGCGGTGTGGATGTCGCTCGAGCCGATCAGGCCGAAGCGAAAGCGCAGCTCGTTGCCGTCTACGTCGGTCGCGTGCGACGCGAGCGCGGCCTGTGCGCTCATGCCGGGCCGCGGCGTGAGCGCCGACTTCCAGGCGCCGCGGTCCTGATCGCAGTCGAGCCAGTCTGCCGGCTCGGTATCCGGGAGCACCCAGTGGGGACGCCGCCCGGCTTCACTCGCGCGCTGACGCGCTTCCGCGACGCGCGCGGCGCAGGCCTCGGAGGTGGGATCGTCGCAGCGCGCCCTCACGATCTCGCCTGCCTGCCAGCAACAGGGCAGGAACTCGGCGGTCGGTTCGGCACAGCCTCCGGCGCGCTGCACCGCCTCTGCCTTCGCCGCAGCAGGGGCGTAGCGCTCCGACGCACCGTGACCCGAGAACACCTCGAGCAGCCGCTGGCGCTTCGGGTCGTGGCTCGCCTGCGCGAGCTGGGTCGCGAAGGAGGCGCCCGGCGGCGCGTGGATGCCCCAGGCGGTTCCATGCGGGATCACCAGCGACGGCAGACCCCACTGATCGAGCTTCTCGAAGAGGATCGCCGCGGTCGGCGCGTTCTCGTGGCAGTCGTCGGGCAGCGTTCGCGTGTCGACGCCGGGTTCGCAGAAGGGCGTTCCTGCGAGCTGGCGGACCCAGTAGAGGAAGTCGGCGTAGTGAGGTGCGGTGACGCTCAAGAGCGCTTCCGCGCCGCGCGCGAGCGAGAGGCCCCTGGCGCGCGCCATCGTGTTGTCCGCCAGCGCGGAGATCGGTCGCGTCGGCAGGTCGTCTTCCCCGAGGCCGGGAAAGACCACGTTCTTGTGTCCCTCGTGATCCTCCGGCGCTGGGTTCGTCTGGGTCCACTCCCAACCCATGAACGGCACCAGGTCCGGGTTCGCCGGGTCGCCGGCACGTGCATCGCATGCGCGCAGACTCTCGATCGAAGCGCGCCAGCGTGCGGGCGTGAGCCCCTCGGCATGATCGTTCAGCGAGAAGAAGTCGAGTTCCGCGCAGTAGCGCGCAAAGTCGCAGGCGTCGGCGGGTGGGTGCGCCCCCTCGCCTCCGAAGATCGGCAGCCCGTAGAGGTAGGCATCGATCGAGAACGTCGTGTGGACGTGGAGATCCCCGAAGAGGATCGTCTTCTCGCTCGCGATGCCCGCCGCGCTCGCCGCTTCCGAGTCCGCGCGCGCATGGGGCGTGCGGGTGCGCGTCCCCCCCGCGATCTCGCCGACGTCGAGCTCGGACCCGCTGCACGCCATCAGCAGACCGAGCAGACCGAGCAGGGTGCGTGCGAGTGTCGGGTCGCTCAATCGACGAACCGCGGAGACGAGCCCTGGCGACCGAGGTAGTGGAAGAGGTCCTCGTTCTTCTCGAAGGCCTGCCAGCCCGCCGCGAAACCGGCATCGTCGGACGCCCGCCTCGCCGCGGTGTATGCGCCGAAGCTGTCTTCCCAGACGAAGTACTCGAGGTACGCCCGTCGCGCGCTCGTGCGTCGCAGCTCGCGCTGGAAGTTCGACCCGGCCAGCGCCACGGTCTCGGCGGGTTCTCCCAGGCTCTCGCGGGCCCACTCGAGACGTGCCGCCAGCTCGCCCTCGCGCGGAAGTTGCCAGCGCAGACCGGCCGCGCCCACCGGGAAGCGCGAGAAATGGGAGCTCAGCCGAATGCGCTCGAGCATCGGCAGGAAGCCCGTCGCGATCTGGTGCCGCGGTCGGCCGAGGGCCTCTTCGACTCCGCGCCAGAGCTCGGTGACGAGGCGACGGTCGTCGATCACCTGGACGCGCCCGTAGCGACACAGCACCGCGAGCCGGCGTGCGCCGCTCGGTGCGGGTCGCGGGTCGGGCAGCCGGGCCGAGCGTCCGACCGGCGCGCTGGCCACGCTCGCCAGTCGCGCCGACCAGTGATCGGTTTCGCCTCGCGCGTCGGCGACGGCGCGTTCGAGATCGGCGGCCCGGGATTCGGCTGCTTGGAGGCGGCGCTCGAGGGCTTCGGGAGAGACGCCGGCGAGCGCGACTTCCGAGGCGAGGGTTTCGATCTCGTCGGCGAGTGCGCGCGCCTGGGCCTCTGCTGCGGAGTGACGCGCTTCTAGTCCCTCGGCCTGGAGAGGAGCCAGCTGAGCTTCGAGCCGCTGCGTCTCTGCGATCGCCGCATCGAAGGCTTCGGCGGAGATTCCCGCCGCCTCGGCGCCGAGTTGC
This genomic interval from Myxococcota bacterium contains the following:
- a CDS encoding glutathione S-transferase family protein, encoding MKLYDALGPNPRLVRMFVAEKGLSIDSEAVDLMGGENRAEGYREKNPYGQLPALALDDGGVIAETTVICEYLEEKHPAPPLIGSTAEERAETRMWTRRLTLGITEPMSNGFRYGEGLSMFQDRMRTLPDAAPGLKAIAQDGLALLDGLLPGRSWICGDRFSLADIQLYTLMDFFAGVGQPRDTELKNVDAWFERVNARPSAEASLHPKAGAVGMRA
- a CDS encoding alpha-L-glutamate ligase-like protein translates to MIFQGLQERGVLGINARNADLISRWNERRYFPLVDDKLRTKRLAEKAGIAVPPLYGVVRAYHELKHLRERLADYDEFVIKPAHGSGGNGILVISDRYGDRLVKASGEVISAEDVEYHVSNALSGMYSLGGQPDAAMIEYRVAFDPLFEDVAFRGVPDIRTLVYRGVPVMAMVRMPTRASDGRANLHQGAVGAGIDLATGTTRRAVCRERMIEAHPDTGKTLAGLRIPGWGQLLDLAARCHDLTSLGYLGVDVVLDAKYGPMMLELNARPGISIQTANDEGLRPRLERVDAWLAERSDPPVTDRVAFARDHFGSF
- a CDS encoding DUF3604 domain-containing protein — encoded protein: MSDPTLARTLLGLLGLLMACSGSELDVGEIAGGTRTRTPHARADSEAASAAGIASEKTILFGDLHVHTTFSIDAYLYGLPIFGGEGAHPPADACDFARYCAELDFFSLNDHAEGLTPARWRASIESLRACDARAGDPANPDLVPFMGWEWTQTNPAPEDHEGHKNVVFPGLGEDDLPTRPISALADNTMARARGLSLARGAEALLSVTAPHYADFLYWVRQLAGTPFCEPGVDTRTLPDDCHENAPTAAILFEKLDQWGLPSLVIPHGTAWGIHAPPGASFATQLAQASHDPKRQRLLEVFSGHGASERYAPAAAKAEAVQRAGGCAEPTAEFLPCCWQAGEIVRARCDDPTSEACAARVAEARQRASEAGRRPHWVLPDTEPADWLDCDQDRGAWKSALTPRPGMSAQAALASHATDVDGNELRFRFGLIGSSDIHTARAGSGYKQVRRKGMTDVRGFASERAERWLTRFVHGRPRADGGAVESSPARLGFRGLLDVGRTSSFLYPGGLVAVHAEGRDRANVWDALERREAYGTSGPRLLLWFDLLNGPEGRAPMGSVVAQRATPAFEVRAIGSRIQLPGCPDETRAALSESRITRLCLGECHHPGEARHPIEAIEIVRITPSADPATLTERIEDPWLRFECPGDPAGCTVRFEDPAFGDEDRVYYARALQAPTPAINGAGLRTRFDAAGNATGVTPCYGGWRTPRDEDCLAPGRERAWSSPLFLDVDDVEAESESERSD
- a CDS encoding OmpA family protein, which translates into the protein MRRNRIRVIAACVASVFFAACTTDAFTGERKVARTAIGALVGAAAGAAIGALADKRNRARGALIGAGVGTLAGGAVGAYMDLQEKKLRERLQGSGVSVTRVGDDLYLNMPGNLTFATDRASIKPEFYEVLNSVALVLDEFDKTIIEVTGHTDSTGSDSYNQELSERRAQAVGQYLVGQQVMRQRVITEGFGEQFPVADNNTAGGRTLNRRVELRLVPLTQT
- a CDS encoding RimK/LysX family protein → MRGWVEWVRVEPGSTRVKAKLDTGATTSSIDARNQEVFKRDGKRWVRFTIEDRDGREVELERRVERFVKIRRPDDKFDRRPVVKMSLCLGRELRSVEVSLADREGFVYPVLLGRNFLAGVAVVDSGQTLTSEPDCPGAAETAAR
- a CDS encoding UUP1 family membrane protein; protein product: MRNHQLLVLSAIIALAGLGLFYYKAAILGLPLEPRERTSVWTVEARVQFQSRDKAARVALRIPESPPNFEVIDESFVSSGFGLTSEGVDGKRAALWAKRRASGKQTLYYRAVVHPGSVSAPPPPPNFPQPPEEPDEAFAAAAEALREEVRRQSADIPTFASMLLARLADPTPDEFARPVLERDMERVPLAIHLLAGARIPAREIRGLQLRDRAREIPLDSWLAVHDETDWVFFDPTTGVIGLPSDFLVWSWGDGPLLDVEGGRRARVDFSVLRNRHGSVEVARARAAVLGSPLPWLSFLELPIATQAVYQVLVLLPIGSLLVVLLRNVVGLATFGTFMPILIALAFRETQLLWGVVLFSATVALGLLARRFLERLKLLLVPRMAAVLTIVVLILGLTSLLGYGAGMERALSTALFPIVILTMVIERMSVVWEEVGARAALQQAVGSLVVAVIAYAVFSNRLVQHLSFVFPELLLVALALMLLLGRYSGYRLSELYRFRALGTTAEESA
- a CDS encoding citrate synthase, whose amino-acid sequence is MQQPPQQFPLSRGLENVAIAETRLSRVDGDAGELVIGGYALEELASRAEFEETLFLLWNDRLPTLAELAGLHGELASRRALPAPTLALLEAAAAADVAPMDALRMAIGSLGVGEPALHATELQAEPNPANQQRALRLVAAVPTAVAAFARLQRGVAPVAPDPSLGHAANYLWMLNGEPPKPEVVRALGTYLNTAVDHGMNASTFTARVVTSTRSDIGSAIVAALGALKGPLHGGAPGPALDMVIHLQEEAERSGESLDSLAERWVHDALDAGRRIMGFGHRVYRVRDPRADVLGAAVDRLFPDPAAASLPRAAREVEAVVLRVLAERKPDRPLQTNVEFYTALLLAGIGLPTPLFTPTFAVARVVGWTAHVLEQIEEDRLIRPRVHYAGELGRRWLSPDERAA